A stretch of the Notamacropus eugenii isolate mMacEug1 chromosome 2, mMacEug1.pri_v2, whole genome shotgun sequence genome encodes the following:
- the LOC140527520 gene encoding LOW QUALITY PROTEIN: uncharacterized protein (The sequence of the model RefSeq protein was modified relative to this genomic sequence to represent the inferred CDS: substituted 1 base at 1 genomic stop codon), which translates to MRKLRQTELSDLPRVTQLLPSHRSGASFTIMANLSPSIVIEDDEPGYDLDLFCIPKHYAQDLEKVFIPHGLIMDRTERLARDVMKEMGGHHIVALCVLKGGYKFFADLLDYIKALNRNGDKSIPMTVDFIRLKSYCNSTEDRVQQLPIAHPTPIPRCLSYNCPTENKDMNVNHIRAQSFVFGCELKADKDFHFKVVNEQTEHQLSLITVSLGASAKDELHVVEAEALNFEGSPTTVTLASLKLSLQPMVSLGGFEITPPVVLHLKCGSGPMYISGQHLVALEEEVEENNVKLVNLPAKXVASETDNKSPPKKVKLTEEDEEDEEEEEEEEDDDEAEDEEEIEEVDEDDEEVEVEDEEKVEEEEEEEQEEKEEEEEEEEDEEVECNNPLENKSDPDSHVQNGQMLNMEEEMTDSEPVTPKSKSQESFDTEEKIPPSLQEASSSENIKENLQNDQSTGDIKVIGGDDLSTVTGKNVLIVEDTIDTDKMMQTLLSLVKQYNPKMVEVASLLVKRTPRSVGYRPDFVGFEIPDKFVVGYALDYK; encoded by the exons atgaggaaactaaggcaaacagagttaagtgacttgcccagggtcacacagcta CTGCCCAGCCATCGCAGTGGAGCCTCCTTCACCATCATGGCAAACCTGAGTCCCAGTATCGTAATTGAAGATGATGAACCAGGCTATGACCTGGACTTATTTTGCATCCCTAAGCATTATGCTCAGGATTTGGAAAAAGTATTCATTCCTCATGGACTTATCATGGACAGGACTGAACGTTTGGCACGAGATGTGATGAAGGAGATGGGAGGCCACCATATTGTTGCCCTCTGTGTCCTCAAGGGTGGCTATAAATTCTTTGCTGATTTGCTAGATTATATCAAGGCACTGAACAGGAATGGTGACAAATCAATTCCTATGACAGTAGATTTTATCAGATTGAAGAGCTACTGTAACTCCACAGAAGACAGAGTCCAGCAGCTACCCATTGCCCACCCCACCCCGATTCCCCGCTGCCTTTCATACAACTGCCCCACTGAAAACAAGGATATGAATGTGAACCACATTCGGGCTCAAAGCTTCGTCTTTGGTTGTGAACTCAAAGCTGACAAAGATTTTCACTTCAAGGTGGTGAATGAGCAAACTGAACACCAGCTTTCATTGATAACAGTGAGCTTAGGAGCTAGTGCCAAGGATGAACTGCATGTCGTTGAAGCTGAGGCCCTGAATTTCGAAGGCAGCCCAACTACAGTCACCCTGGCATCACTGAAATTGTCCCTGCAGCCCATGGTTTCACTTGGTGGCTTTGAGATTACCCCACCGGTTGTTCTGCATCTAAAATGCGGTTCCGGGCCCATGTACATTAGTGGCCAACATCTAGTTGCACTagaggaagaggtagaagaaaataatgtgaaacttGTCAATCTGCCTGCCAAGTGAGTTGCCTCTGAAACTGATAACAAGAGCCCACCGAAAAAGGTAAAACTgactgaggaagatgaggaagatgaagaagaggaagaggaggaagaagatgatgatgaagcagaggatgaggaggagataGAAGAGGTGGATGAGGATGACGAGGAGGTAGAGGTGGAGGACGAGGAGaaggtagaggaggaggaggaagaagagcaggaagagaaagaagaggaagaagaggaggaggaagatgaggaagttgaatgtAATAATCCTCTAGAGAACAAGTCTGATCCTGATAGTCACGTACAGAATGGACAAATGCTCAACATGGAGGAGGAGATGACAGATTCTGAGCCAGTCACCCCCAAATCAAAAAGCCAGGAGTCCTTCGACACTGAGGAAAAGATTCCCCCAAGTCTCCAAGAAGCTAGCTCTTCTGAGAATATTAAAGAAAACCTTCAGAATGACCAGTCAACAGGGGACATAAAAGTTATTGGTGGGGATGATCTCTCAACTGTAACTGGAAAGAACGTCCTGATTGTTGAAGATACCATTGACACAGATAAAATGATGCAGACTTTGCTTTCCTTGGTCAAGCAGTATAATCCAAAGATGGTAGAAGTAGCCAGCTTGCTGGTGAAAAGGACACCTAGAAGTGTAGGATATAGACCTGACTTTGTTGGATTTGAAATTCCAGACAAATTTGTCGTTGGATATGCCCTTGACTACAAATAA